The following are encoded in a window of Flavobacterium sp. WC2421 genomic DNA:
- a CDS encoding copper homeostasis protein CutC: protein MLLEICTSSHQSAINAQNGGAHRIELCSELAVGGITPSYGLLKNVLEKVTIPVHVLIRPRSGNFNYSEDEFNCMKADIKICKELGCKGIVSGVLHANNTIDNKRTQELIELSKPLEFTFHRAFDQVENSHKALQALIDIGVTRVLTSGGNNTAEKGIEYLKSLNEIANDKLIILPAGGINIENARLFKTAGFKEIHCSATSIINRIEVVKIPMNNSIFFDEHIIIQSDYNKIKSILESIN from the coding sequence ATGTTGTTAGAAATCTGTACATCGTCACATCAATCAGCTATAAATGCACAAAATGGCGGAGCACATCGCATTGAATTATGTTCTGAATTAGCTGTTGGAGGCATAACACCTTCATATGGTTTACTTAAAAATGTTTTAGAGAAAGTTACTATTCCAGTTCATGTATTAATCCGACCAAGAAGTGGTAATTTCAACTATTCTGAAGATGAATTTAATTGCATGAAAGCGGATATTAAAATATGTAAAGAATTAGGTTGTAAAGGTATTGTTTCAGGTGTTTTACACGCTAATAATACAATTGATAATAAAAGAACTCAAGAATTAATTGAATTGTCAAAGCCTTTAGAATTTACCTTTCATAGGGCTTTTGATCAGGTTGAAAATTCTCACAAAGCATTACAAGCACTAATTGATATAGGAGTTACAAGGGTTTTAACGTCAGGAGGTAATAATACAGCTGAAAAAGGTATAGAATATCTTAAAAGTTTAAACGAAATAGCAAATGATAAACTTATAATACTGCCTGCAGGTGGAATTAATATCGAAAATGCGCGCTTATTTAAAACAGCAGGTTTTAAAGAAATTCATTGTTCAGCTACATCAATTATTAATAGAATTGAGGTTGTAAAAATCCCAATGAATAATAGTATTTTTTTTGATGAACACATAATTATTCAGTCTGATTACAATAAAATTAAATCTATTTTAGAAAGTATAAATTAG
- a CDS encoding SusD/RagB family nutrient-binding outer membrane lipoprotein: MTKYIKILFVVVSGLLISCDSDFEQINTDPTKAGSEIFDPNLLLPRALYDYGQRTVGYEGPILFQSMWAQLLASPSTGGANYYDGGDKYVTTSGTSDYDQRIWNGVYTAASTANQMSILATQKNMPNLAAIGKIVKIMAISYISDVYGDVPYSEALMLDQGVSQPKYDKQQDLYPQMLADLDAAIMTLDVSKDKPTSDIYYSGDVAKWRSFGYSLMLKMAMRLTAVDAATAKTYAEKAAAGGVFASVADEAISPTDDADGFDNGNGASFTVSADVYEVRWSKTLIDYLKSNNDLRLPVVAEVPAAGLTANYLYTGGNTSTTAQIGFPNGYDTKGGSRDVSLEPNYPGASGSGSDAAAIGNYSRPTPMYRNRTTPVFILTYAQVQLLMAEAAVRGYSVSGTASQYFNNGLVGAMVTLNKFGGTQITNADAVFYAAAHPLNITSTAASLKMINEQIWATAGLTGNWVEAWNNWKRSDFPVLTPVNYPGNFSSGQIPRRQIYPSTEGSNNTASYTQAVSNMGGDTWITKMWWDK; the protein is encoded by the coding sequence ATGACTAAATATATTAAAATATTATTCGTGGTCGTTAGTGGTTTGCTAATTTCATGCGATAGTGATTTCGAACAAATTAATACAGATCCAACTAAAGCGGGTTCAGAAATATTTGATCCAAATCTACTTTTACCAAGAGCTCTTTATGATTATGGACAAAGAACTGTTGGTTACGAAGGTCCAATCTTATTTCAAAGTATGTGGGCTCAACTTTTGGCATCACCTTCAACAGGAGGAGCTAATTATTATGATGGTGGTGATAAATATGTGACCACTAGTGGTACTTCTGATTATGATCAAAGAATTTGGAATGGCGTTTACACCGCGGCTTCAACAGCAAATCAAATGTCCATATTAGCAACTCAAAAAAACATGCCAAATTTAGCTGCAATTGGAAAAATCGTAAAGATAATGGCTATTTCTTATATCTCAGATGTATACGGTGACGTTCCTTATTCAGAAGCTTTAATGTTAGATCAAGGTGTTTCTCAACCAAAATACGACAAGCAACAAGATTTATATCCTCAAATGTTAGCTGATTTAGATGCTGCAATTATGACTTTGGATGTTTCTAAAGACAAACCAACAAGTGATATTTATTATAGTGGTGATGTAGCGAAATGGCGTTCTTTTGGGTATTCATTGATGTTGAAAATGGCAATGCGATTAACTGCTGTCGATGCTGCAACTGCTAAAACATATGCTGAAAAAGCGGCTGCAGGGGGTGTTTTTGCTTCTGTCGCTGATGAAGCTATTTCTCCTACTGATGATGCTGATGGTTTTGATAATGGTAATGGTGCTTCATTCACTGTATCTGCGGATGTTTATGAAGTTCGCTGGTCAAAAACATTGATTGATTATTTGAAATCAAACAATGACTTGCGTCTTCCTGTTGTAGCCGAAGTTCCAGCTGCGGGACTTACTGCAAATTATTTATATACAGGAGGAAACACAAGTACAACTGCTCAAATAGGTTTTCCTAATGGATATGATACTAAAGGAGGATCTAGAGATGTAAGTTTAGAGCCGAATTATCCTGGTGCTTCAGGTTCAGGTTCTGATGCTGCTGCAATTGGTAATTATTCTAGACCTACTCCTATGTATAGGAATAGAACTACTCCAGTTTTTATTCTTACTTACGCACAAGTACAACTATTAATGGCTGAGGCTGCTGTAAGAGGTTATTCTGTTTCTGGAACTGCTTCTCAATACTTCAATAATGGATTAGTTGGAGCAATGGTAACTTTGAATAAATTTGGTGGAACTCAAATTACAAATGCAGATGCTGTATTTTATGCTGCGGCACACCCTTTGAACATAACTTCAACTGCTGCTTCTTTAAAAATGATTAATGAGCAAATCTGGGCTACAGCTGGTTTAACTGGTAACTGGGTTGAAGCTTGGAATAACTGGAAAAGATCTGATTTTCCTGTTCTTACTCCAGTAAATTACCCTGGAAACTTTAGTTCAGGACAAATTCCTAGAAGGCAAATTTATCCTTCAACAGAAGGAAGTAATAATACTGCCAGTTATACTCAAGCTGTTTCTAACATGGGTGGAGACACTTGGATTACAAAAATGTGGTGGGATAAATAA
- a CDS encoding sugar MFS transporter has protein sequence MSASTLSSTQEKNTTLIPIMIIGGLFFIFGFVTWINGALIPFMKTINELTSAQSLLVASASYISFVIMALPASYILSKVGYKKGMSLGLFIMGFGALVFIPAAEARTYWMFLSGIFIQGAGMTLLQTASNPYITILGPIESAAKRISIMGIANKVAGALGSLVFGAILLSGIDEVKEKLNVVDASEKAQLLDTMADSVVIPYLVMAIVLFVLGVLIRKAPLPDVEAEPIKKVNDGETTQTSIFQFPHLWLGVLTLFMYVGVEVIAGDTIIAYGISLGFPVADAKFFTTFTLMAMVATYTLGVFLIPKYITQALALRISAILGIVLSFCIVFSSGFVSILFVAALGIANALIWPAIWPLTLSGLGKFTKTASALLIMAISGGAIIPPLYGKLVDSNKAQFIAQGMNEALATATASTKGYWILLPCYIIILYYAIAGHKVGLKNK, from the coding sequence ATGTCAGCTAGTACTTTATCATCAACTCAGGAAAAAAACACCACATTAATTCCAATTATGATAATTGGGGGATTATTTTTTATTTTTGGATTTGTTACATGGATTAATGGCGCATTAATTCCATTTATGAAAACCATAAACGAATTAACTTCGGCGCAATCTCTTTTGGTCGCCTCAGCATCTTATATTTCTTTTGTCATTATGGCTTTACCTGCTTCTTATATTTTATCAAAGGTTGGTTATAAAAAAGGAATGTCATTAGGTTTGTTTATAATGGGATTTGGCGCTTTAGTTTTTATACCAGCAGCCGAAGCAAGAACATATTGGATGTTTTTATCAGGTATTTTTATTCAAGGAGCCGGAATGACTTTATTACAAACGGCATCAAATCCATACATAACTATTTTAGGACCTATTGAAAGTGCCGCTAAACGCATTTCAATAATGGGAATTGCTAATAAAGTAGCAGGAGCTTTAGGTTCTCTTGTTTTTGGAGCCATTTTATTATCTGGTATTGATGAGGTTAAAGAGAAATTAAATGTAGTAGATGCTAGCGAAAAGGCACAATTACTAGATACAATGGCCGATAGTGTGGTTATTCCTTATTTAGTAATGGCAATTGTTTTATTTGTGTTAGGTGTTTTGATAAGAAAGGCTCCCTTACCTGATGTGGAAGCGGAACCAATAAAAAAAGTAAATGATGGAGAAACCACACAAACAAGTATTTTTCAGTTTCCTCACTTATGGTTAGGGGTATTAACACTTTTCATGTATGTTGGTGTTGAAGTTATTGCTGGTGATACAATTATTGCGTATGGTATTTCTTTAGGATTTCCTGTCGCTGATGCTAAATTTTTCACCACTTTTACCTTAATGGCTATGGTAGCAACTTATACATTGGGTGTTTTTTTAATTCCAAAATACATTACTCAAGCTTTAGCATTAAGAATTAGTGCCATTTTAGGCATTGTTCTTTCCTTTTGCATTGTGTTTTCTTCTGGATTTGTTTCCATTTTATTTGTTGCCGCATTAGGAATTGCAAATGCTTTAATATGGCCAGCAATATGGCCTTTAACATTAAGTGGATTAGGAAAATTTACAAAAACAGCTTCGGCATTGTTAATTATGGCAATTTCTGGAGGAGCTATAATTCCACCTTTATATGGTAAGTTGGTAGATTCTAATAAAGCCCAATTTATTGCACAAGGAATGAATGAGGCTTTAGCTACGGCTACGGCATCTACTAAGGGATATTGGATTTTATTGCCTTGTTATATTATAATTTTATATTATGCCATAGCAGGTCATAAGGTAGGTTTAAAGAATAAGTAA
- a CDS encoding vanadium-dependent haloperoxidase, whose product MKKIYIILSIILVGATTFSQNKEFSSNDYVSALKKVTDVMVNDVTSPVAAARYYSYVTLGSNEATSIFYNSKNSFAPSINQFKKIEVPNELIAKSNASFATVFTVFKMAEKLLPSGYLLATEANSLKELAIKRGISKEQVEYTAKLVELVVNQMMEYVKADGFSKLSSYKKYTPTEGDGYWQPTGPGYMMAIEPNWFQIRPFYLVSCDQFKPAPPAPFDLTKTSSFYIQLNEVYKVVNKLSKKQRAIASFWDCNPFILNQIGHVEFGLKKISPGGHWMGITGIACLKKGTSLTQTAFIHCSVAITLSDAFISCWDEKYRSNRIRPETAINKWIDKRWKSVLQTPPFPEYTSGHSVISTAAATVLTQILGTNFSFTDTTELEFGLSQRKFKSFLQASQEAAISRLYGGIHYRDAIENGVLQGSQIGKYIGDKILKSDKMNVDFIK is encoded by the coding sequence ATGAAAAAAATCTATATCATTTTAAGCATCATTTTGGTAGGAGCTACAACTTTTTCACAAAATAAGGAGTTCTCTTCAAATGACTATGTATCTGCTTTAAAAAAAGTAACAGATGTAATGGTAAATGACGTAACCTCGCCTGTCGCGGCAGCAAGATATTATTCGTATGTTACTCTTGGTTCAAATGAAGCTACTTCAATATTTTATAATTCTAAAAATTCATTTGCACCATCAATAAATCAATTTAAGAAAATTGAAGTACCAAATGAACTTATCGCAAAAAGTAATGCTTCTTTTGCGACCGTATTTACGGTATTCAAAATGGCTGAAAAACTTTTACCATCAGGCTATTTGTTAGCAACAGAAGCCAATTCTTTAAAGGAATTAGCTATAAAAAGAGGCATTTCTAAAGAACAAGTAGAATACACCGCTAAGCTGGTAGAATTGGTTGTAAATCAAATGATGGAATATGTAAAAGCGGATGGATTTAGTAAACTAAGTAGTTATAAGAAATATACTCCTACAGAAGGAGATGGATATTGGCAACCTACAGGTCCTGGATATATGATGGCTATTGAGCCAAATTGGTTTCAAATTAGACCTTTTTACCTAGTGTCATGTGATCAATTTAAGCCAGCACCACCTGCGCCGTTTGATTTAACAAAGACTTCTTCTTTTTACATACAATTGAATGAAGTTTATAAAGTTGTAAATAAATTATCCAAAAAACAACGCGCTATTGCTAGTTTTTGGGATTGTAATCCTTTTATTTTAAATCAAATTGGGCATGTTGAATTTGGTCTAAAGAAAATTTCTCCAGGCGGACATTGGATGGGAATTACTGGAATTGCCTGTTTGAAAAAAGGAACTAGCTTGACACAAACAGCCTTCATTCATTGCAGCGTGGCAATTACTTTGTCTGATGCTTTTATAAGTTGTTGGGACGAAAAATACAGAAGCAATAGAATAAGGCCAGAAACGGCTATCAACAAATGGATTGATAAACGTTGGAAATCAGTTTTACAAACACCTCCATTTCCAGAATATACCTCAGGCCACAGTGTGATTTCGACAGCTGCCGCAACGGTGTTGACACAAATTTTGGGAACTAATTTCTCATTTACTGATACTACTGAATTAGAGTTTGGTTTGTCCCAAAGAAAATTCAAATCATTTTTACAGGCTTCACAAGAAGCAGCTATTTCTAGATTATATGGAGGAATTCATTATAGAGATGCAATTGAAAACGGGGTTTTACAAGGAAGTCAAATTGGAAAATACATTGGGGATAAAATATTGAAATCGGATAAGATGAATGTCGATTTTATAAAATAA
- a CDS encoding VCBS repeat-containing protein: MKKVWFFIGTSLLVLSPVFSQQTKLFSLLASNDTGITFNNLLPESPQLNIITYEYFYNGGGVASGDFNNDGLIDLYFTSNLQPNKLYINQGNLKFNDVTKKAGVTGRRGWKTGVSVADVNGDGWLDIYVSYSGDVEPEKRRNQLFINNGPSANGEITFKDKAVEMGVADEGHSTQAAFFDYDNDGDLDLYVLNHNIKQLRNFDASFVKKMIDPDAGDRLYRNDNNHFTDVTAQANILSNPIGYGLSVIVSDINNDGWADLYVSNDYVEEDYLYINNGDGTFTDHLKDEIGHISNFSMGADIADINNDGWPDIYTLDMLPADNKRQKLLYAPDNYELYKNTLQNGFYHQLMRNMLQVNNGNNTFSETGQLSGISNTDWSWSALFADFNNDGNKDLFVSNGYAKDMINRDFVKFYANERLKHLKGETEDNMFQMLKGVPSTPLHNYVFENKGNLQFKDVSMEWGLEDENFSHGAVYTDLDNDGDLDLVVNRMNDVAAVYRNNAVEMGNAGHYVNIGLQMLGQNRNALGTKVKVFTPKGTITQENYPVHGFQSSMQQPMHLGIPSATIDSISIYWPDGKIQTINKDITANKSFVVKYEDTNTAINTAQEIKKTVFTSVSNTIPFSHLEQETNDFKVQPLMPNMLSYSGPRITKGDINKDDLEDIFIGGAKGQAGQLVLQQPNGEFMAYNQKDFDTDRASEDVDALFFDADNDGDLDLYVVSGGYAFSEKDPALQDRLYINTNGVFERKENALPPESNSGSCVKAADVDGDGDLDLFVGSRVVPGRYPEAPANMLLINDGKGVFTNQIAAFAPGLEHVGMITDALWDDINKDGKPELIVCGEWMKISCFENKNGKLVDATQKYFPQSLDGWWNRLALADLDGDGDLDLVAGNWGDNSQIHVNEKEPATLCYGDFDKNGSIDPFISCYVQGKSYPMASRDEFTDQIVSFRQRFPNYESYSDATISEILSPEQLKSAKELKASTFETLWFENKNGVFIKHSLPVQANYAPVYAIGLNDYNNDGKIDILLGGNIEKTRLKIGKIDANYGVLLTGDGKGNFTYVPQLSSGLKVNGCVKDIISLDANGRKRIIFGVNNQIPEVYNY; this comes from the coding sequence ATGAAAAAAGTTTGGTTTTTTATAGGCACAAGTTTATTGGTTTTATCACCTGTTTTTTCACAGCAGACAAAGTTATTTTCTTTGTTAGCTTCAAATGATACAGGGATTACTTTTAATAATCTACTTCCAGAATCTCCGCAACTTAATATTATTACCTATGAATATTTTTATAATGGAGGCGGAGTTGCATCGGGTGATTTCAATAACGATGGATTGATTGATTTGTATTTTACTTCTAATCTTCAACCTAATAAATTATACATCAACCAAGGGAATTTAAAGTTTAACGATGTTACAAAAAAAGCAGGCGTTACAGGACGAAGAGGTTGGAAAACTGGAGTTAGTGTAGCCGATGTAAATGGAGATGGCTGGTTGGATATTTATGTTAGTTACTCAGGTGATGTGGAACCCGAAAAGAGAAGAAATCAATTGTTTATCAATAACGGACCTTCAGCTAATGGTGAAATTACATTCAAAGACAAAGCAGTAGAGATGGGTGTTGCTGATGAGGGACATTCTACACAGGCTGCTTTTTTTGATTATGATAATGATGGTGATTTAGATCTTTATGTTTTGAATCATAATATTAAACAACTTCGTAATTTTGACGCTTCTTTTGTAAAAAAAATGATTGATCCTGATGCGGGTGACCGTTTGTATCGCAATGATAACAATCATTTTACAGATGTTACTGCTCAGGCCAATATTCTTTCAAATCCCATTGGATATGGTTTGTCAGTAATTGTGAGCGATATCAATAATGACGGCTGGGCTGATTTGTATGTTTCTAATGATTATGTAGAAGAAGATTATTTATACATCAATAATGGAGATGGCACTTTTACGGATCATTTAAAAGATGAAATAGGACACATATCTAACTTTTCAATGGGAGCTGATATAGCCGATATTAATAATGATGGTTGGCCAGATATTTACACTTTAGACATGCTTCCTGCCGATAATAAAAGACAAAAATTATTATATGCTCCAGACAATTATGAACTCTATAAAAACACATTACAAAATGGATTTTACCATCAGTTAATGCGTAATATGTTACAAGTAAATAATGGAAATAACACCTTTAGCGAGACGGGACAGTTAAGTGGGATCTCGAATACAGATTGGAGCTGGTCTGCTCTATTTGCTGATTTTAACAATGATGGGAACAAAGATTTATTTGTCTCCAATGGTTACGCAAAAGACATGATTAATAGAGATTTTGTTAAGTTTTATGCTAATGAACGATTGAAACACCTTAAAGGTGAAACCGAAGACAATATGTTTCAAATGTTGAAAGGAGTTCCCTCAACACCGCTTCATAATTATGTTTTTGAAAATAAAGGAAATCTTCAATTTAAAGATGTGTCAATGGAATGGGGACTCGAAGATGAAAACTTTTCTCATGGTGCGGTTTATACTGACCTTGATAACGATGGTGATCTTGATTTAGTTGTTAATCGAATGAATGATGTTGCAGCGGTTTATAGAAATAATGCAGTTGAGATGGGAAATGCAGGGCATTATGTGAATATTGGTTTACAAATGCTTGGACAAAATAGAAATGCTTTGGGTACTAAGGTCAAAGTATTCACCCCCAAAGGAACTATAACTCAAGAAAATTATCCCGTGCATGGATTTCAAAGTTCAATGCAACAACCGATGCATTTAGGGATTCCATCTGCTACAATTGATTCTATTTCAATTTATTGGCCTGATGGAAAAATACAGACGATAAATAAGGATATTACAGCAAATAAATCCTTTGTCGTAAAATATGAGGATACCAATACGGCTATAAATACGGCTCAGGAAATTAAAAAAACAGTTTTTACTTCAGTAAGCAATACTATTCCTTTTAGTCATTTAGAGCAAGAAACCAATGATTTTAAAGTACAACCTTTAATGCCAAATATGCTGTCCTATAGTGGCCCTCGTATAACAAAAGGGGATATTAATAAGGATGATTTAGAAGATATTTTTATTGGAGGGGCAAAAGGGCAGGCAGGTCAATTAGTATTGCAACAACCCAACGGGGAATTTATGGCTTACAATCAAAAAGATTTTGATACTGATCGTGCTTCTGAAGATGTAGATGCTTTATTTTTTGATGCTGATAACGATGGTGATTTAGATCTATATGTGGTAAGTGGAGGATATGCTTTTAGTGAAAAAGACCCTGCATTACAAGATCGATTGTACATTAATACAAATGGCGTTTTTGAAAGAAAAGAAAATGCATTACCTCCTGAATCAAATAGCGGTTCTTGTGTAAAGGCTGCGGACGTTGATGGAGATGGGGATTTAGACTTATTTGTTGGGAGCAGAGTAGTGCCAGGTAGATATCCTGAAGCTCCAGCAAATATGTTGTTAATAAATGACGGCAAGGGCGTTTTTACGAATCAAATTGCAGCTTTTGCTCCAGGATTAGAACATGTTGGAATGATTACTGATGCTTTGTGGGATGATATCAATAAAGACGGCAAACCAGAATTGATTGTTTGTGGGGAATGGATGAAAATTAGTTGTTTTGAAAACAAAAATGGAAAACTAGTAGACGCCACACAAAAATACTTTCCTCAATCTTTAGATGGCTGGTGGAATAGATTGGCTTTGGCTGATTTAGATGGAGATGGAGATCTTGATTTGGTTGCTGGAAATTGGGGTGACAATAGCCAAATTCATGTAAATGAAAAAGAACCTGCAACACTTTGTTATGGTGATTTTGATAAAAATGGCTCGATTGATCCATTTATTTCCTGCTATGTACAAGGAAAATCTTACCCTATGGCTAGCAGAGATGAATTTACGGATCAAATTGTTAGTTTTCGTCAGCGGTTTCCAAATTATGAATCCTATTCTGATGCTACTATTTCCGAAATTTTGTCTCCCGAGCAATTGAAGTCCGCAAAGGAATTAAAGGCCAGTACTTTTGAGACCCTTTGGTTTGAGAACAAGAATGGCGTTTTTATAAAGCACAGTTTACCTGTTCAGGCAAATTATGCACCTGTTTATGCTATTGGATTAAATGACTACAATAATGATGGAAAAATTGATATTTTATTGGGGGGTAATATTGAAAAAACAAGACTAAAAATCGGAAAAATTGATGCCAACTATGGTGTTTTATTAACAGGAGATGGCAAAGGTAATTTTACTTACGTTCCCCAGTTAAGTTCTGGTTTAAAAGTAAATGGATGTGTTAAGGATATTATTTCTCTTGACGCAAATGGTAGAAAAAGAATCATTTTTGGTGTAAACAATCAAATACCAGAGGTATACAATTATTAA